One genomic window of Methanosarcina acetivorans C2A includes the following:
- a CDS encoding FmdE family protein, which produces MIKMSGECSRENTGVNQIAPFSEVSKFHGHVCPGLTIGYMAARAGMEELSVDRDIDEELVTIVENDGCGVDAVQVVTGCTIGKGNLIYRDYGKQAFTFICRDSGKAVRVVLKSDFNIEDLDPELSELRPRVISGAATDSETLDFRTRINCISEYIREMPAEEMFDIKHVNVEIPRKARIFNSVKCSKCGEMFAESRARMENGEIVCISCYEEYTRGW; this is translated from the coding sequence ATGATCAAAATGTCTGGAGAATGTTCGCGCGAAAACACAGGGGTAAATCAAATAGCACCCTTTTCCGAGGTTTCAAAGTTCCATGGGCATGTGTGTCCGGGGCTGACTATAGGTTATATGGCTGCCAGAGCCGGAATGGAAGAGCTTTCTGTTGACAGGGATATCGATGAAGAGCTTGTAACTATTGTGGAAAACGATGGTTGTGGGGTTGATGCGGTTCAGGTTGTAACGGGTTGCACTATTGGGAAAGGCAACCTCATCTACAGAGATTACGGGAAGCAGGCTTTCACTTTCATCTGCAGAGACAGCGGCAAAGCAGTCAGGGTTGTGCTGAAATCCGATTTTAACATTGAGGACCTTGACCCTGAGTTAAGTGAACTTCGTCCCAGAGTGATCTCAGGTGCGGCTACTGATTCCGAAACTCTTGATTTCAGAACACGGATTAATTGTATCTCGGAGTACATCAGAGAAATGCCGGCTGAAGAAATGTTTGACATAAAACACGTAAACGTGGAAATTCCCCGAAAAGCCAGGATCTTCAATTCGGTAAAGTGCTCAAAATGCGGGGAAATGTTTGCAGAATCTCGCGCCAGAATGGAGAATGGAGAGATAGTCTGCATATCCTGTTATGAGGAATATACTAGAGGCTGGTAA
- a CDS encoding iron ABC transporter substrate-binding protein: protein MKIKTKVIFMAVILLTSVALSGCVSNSAGEEKKGGSSSSDSGPVSAKSAVIIVTDDIGREIPVPYPCERTVFLVENAMNSMYAVGGADEISGIGAVWYEDTKAPFFRAIDPSYDEKRLSRGSEQPSTETIATADPQVVFLWASDWGSEDIKAIEETLNTSVYGVYIDSLDDLQRQMKTLSKLIGKEERGAEVIELMNESMEKVTDVTGALSPEEKPTVYWMWGDVYGTAGLNSTANDLVERAGGVNILNNWTNETKNVEHPVLNLEALLALDPEVIYMWNNENLDPVNITSGDTVDGIDFSTWKEISAVKNGRVYEISDPFVYDFHSPRLPLAIMHVAKDLHPDKFAALNLTAETDQYYVDVYGVHYPGFEPA, encoded by the coding sequence ATGAAGATCAAAACTAAAGTTATCTTTATGGCAGTCATACTGCTAACTTCAGTCGCTTTAAGCGGCTGTGTGAGTAATTCGGCGGGTGAAGAAAAAAAGGGTGGAAGTTCCAGTTCCGATTCCGGTCCCGTCTCGGCTAAATCCGCTGTAATAATCGTTACTGACGATATCGGAAGAGAGATACCAGTTCCCTATCCCTGTGAAAGAACCGTGTTTCTGGTTGAAAATGCCATGAACTCGATGTATGCCGTGGGAGGTGCCGATGAAATTAGCGGAATAGGAGCTGTCTGGTATGAGGACACAAAGGCACCTTTCTTCAGGGCTATCGACCCGAGTTATGATGAGAAAAGGCTTTCCAGAGGAAGCGAACAGCCGAGTACCGAAACCATAGCAACGGCAGACCCTCAGGTTGTATTCCTCTGGGCATCGGACTGGGGAAGTGAAGATATAAAAGCAATCGAAGAGACCCTCAATACCTCTGTCTATGGGGTTTACATCGACAGCCTTGATGACCTGCAGAGGCAGATGAAAACGCTCAGCAAACTCATCGGAAAGGAAGAGCGCGGAGCAGAAGTTATTGAGCTTATGAATGAAAGTATGGAAAAGGTTACGGATGTAACCGGAGCCCTATCTCCCGAAGAAAAACCGACAGTATACTGGATGTGGGGAGATGTATACGGCACTGCAGGCCTGAACAGTACAGCCAACGACCTCGTAGAGAGAGCAGGGGGAGTAAACATCCTCAATAACTGGACGAACGAAACAAAGAATGTGGAACACCCTGTCCTGAACCTGGAAGCCCTGCTTGCACTGGATCCGGAGGTCATATACATGTGGAATAACGAAAACCTTGACCCAGTAAACATTACTTCCGGAGATACCGTGGACGGAATAGATTTCAGCACATGGAAAGAAATTTCTGCCGTGAAAAACGGAAGAGTGTATGAGATCTCGGATCCTTTTGTCTATGACTTCCACTCCCCCAGACTGCCCCTTGCAATAATGCATGTTGCAAAAGATTTGCACCCTGACAAATTTGCAGCCCTGAACCTTACAGCAGAAACGGATCAGTATTATGTTGACGTGTACGGGGTCCACTATCCGGGATTCGAACCTGCATAA